One part of the Humulus lupulus chromosome 9, drHumLupu1.1, whole genome shotgun sequence genome encodes these proteins:
- the LOC133800932 gene encoding protein GRAVITROPIC IN THE LIGHT 1, with protein sequence MDTVRPKSALSSKSKLARSFQKVINLRTATRISSNNGICLLTPQGCRVKEHEDDDGEFDNKSKHFDRANEDITRARNRAVMEALVAKLFAGITSIKAAYAELQMAQNPYNSDAIQVADLAVVDELRAISELKRSFLKKELDLSPQVTIMLAEIQEQQGLMKTYQITIKKLEAEVDRKDLNISGLKKKLEDSVSLNKSLEKKLNLSGSLSIFDNLLISGLNPTHFVEFLNQLTLRSIRSFVKILVREMESANWDLDAAIKFIEPEASFSKQSHRCFVFESFVCKTMFEGFNYPTFNIHGGDSPLCSDALGFFDRFKKLKPVSPKHLFTQNPNSSFGKFLRTKYLHLVHAKMECSFFGNLNQRKMVTSCGYPETSFFTAFAEMSKRVWLLHSLAFSFGQEEGEVTIFQVRKDSRFSEVYMECVNQEVLFSSSEIDANPEAELRVNFTVVPGFKIGESVIQSQVYLSPANRRR encoded by the coding sequence ATGGATACAGTGAGACCAAAATCTGCTCTGTCCAGCAAAAGCAAACTAGCTCGGTCTTTTCAGAAAGTGATCAATCTTAGAACAGCGACTAGAATCTCCTCCAACAATGGCATTTGCTTACTTACACCACAAGGTTGTAGAGTCAAGGAACATGAAGATGATGATGGTGAGTTTGATAATAAGTCAAAGCATTTTGATAGGGCCAATGAAGACATTACCAGGGCTCGAAACAGAGCAGTCATGGAAGCTCTTGTGGCCAAGCTTTTTGCTGGTATAACCTCCATTAAAGCAGCTTATGCAGAACTCCAAATGGCCCAGAACCCTTATAATAGTGATGCCATTCAGGTGGCTGATTTGGCAGTGGTCGACGAGCTTAGAGCCATATCAGAGCTCAAACGAAGCTTTTTAAAGAAAGAGCTTGACCTGTCTCCACAGGTGACTATAATGCTCGCTGAGATTCAAGAACAACAGGGTTTAATGAAGACTTACCAAATCACCATTAAAAAGCTCGAGGCCGAGGTTGATCGGAAAGATTTAAATATCTCTGGCCTCAAGAAAAAGCTTGAGGACTCTGTTTCTTTGAACAAATCCTTGGAGAAAAAGCTTAACTTAAGTGGGTCGCTTTCGATCTTCGATAATCTCCTGATTTCCGGTCTGAACCCGACCCATTTTGTTGAGTTTCTCAACCAGTTGACTCTGAGATCGATAAGGAGCTTCGTCAAGATCTTGGTACGGGAAATGGAATCGGCGAATTGGGATCTCGATGCCGCCATCAAGTTCATCGAGCCCGAAGCTTCCTTCTCAAAACAGAGCCACCGGTGCTTCGTTTTCGAATCGTTTGTCTGCAAAACCATGTTCGAAGGCTTTAACTACCCGACCTTCAACATTCACGGTGGCGATTCTCCTCTTTGCTCCGACGCCTTAGGTTTCTTCGACCGATTCAAGAAGCTAAAACCAGTAAGCCCAAAACACCTCTTTACCCAGAACCCAAACTCCTCATTCGGAAAATTCTTGAGGACCAAGTATCTCCATCTGGTTCATGCGAAAATGGAGTGTTCATTCTTCGGAAACTTAAACCAGAGGAAGATGGTGACGTCATGCGGGTACCCGGAAACGTCATTTTTCACGGCCTTCGCCGAGATGTCAAAGCGGGTTTGGCTTCTCCACTCTTTAGCTTTCTCGTTTGGCCAAGAAGAGGGAGAAGTTACGATTTTTCAGGTGAGAAAAGACTCCAGATTCTCAGAGGTTTACATGGAGTGTGTGAACCAAGAAGTACTATTCTCCTCCAGCGAAATCGACGCCAACCCGGAGGCGGAGCTCCGAGTAAATTTCACGGTTGTTCCGGGATTTAAGATCGGAGAATCGGTGATTCAGAGCCAGGTTTATTTATCTCCGGCGAATCGCCGACGGTGA